The sequence GTGGACCCCCTGCACCGTGGAGGGACGCTTAGGCGCGCCTTTACGGGTGAGGCGATCCACCGGAGTGGAGTAACGAGCACCGCCTCGGGACCGACCGGGGCGGTGCGACGATCCGATGGAGGTGCGCTCGTGGACTCCGGCACGCGTGAGGCGACGACGCGGCGGCAAGGGGTGTTCCGTGCCAAGACGATCGAGGAGTCCATCGCGGACACCGAGGACCCCGAGCACGGACTGCGGAAGGAGCTGTCGGCGCTCGACCTGATCGTCTACGGGGTCGGCGTCATCGTCGGCACCGGCATCTTCGTGGTGACCGGCTCGGTCGCCAAGCAGTACGCCGGCCCGGCCATCGCCCTCGCCTTCATCGCCTCCGCCGTGGTCTGCGGCCTCGCCGCCCTCTGCTACGCCGAGTTCGCCTCCACCGTGCCGGTGGCCGGGTCCGCGTACACCTTCAGCTACGCCTCGATCGGGGAGCTGCCGGCCTGGATCATCGGCTGGGACCTGGTGCTGGAACTGGCGCTCGGCGCGGGCGTGGTGGCCGGCGGCTGGTCGGGATACGTGCGGAACCTGCTGTCGAACGTGGGCATCACCGTGCCGCAGCAGCTCAGCCACTCCAGCGGCCACTACGGCTTCGACATCCTCGCGGCTGGCCTGGTGCTGGTGCTCACCGCCATCGTGATGGCCGGCATGAAGCTGTCGGCGCGGATCACCGGCCTGGTGGTCGCGGTCAAGGTGACCGTGGTGCTGCTGGTGATCTTCGCCGGGCTGTTCTTCATCACCGGCAGCAACTACTCGCCGTTCCTGCCGCCGTCCAAGGCGAACACCAGCGGCGGCTCGGACCTGCACGCGCCGCTGGTGCAGGTCATGTTCGGCTTCACCCCGTCGTCCTTCGGCGTGATGGGGATCTTCTCCGGCGCCGCGGTGGTCTTCTTCGCCTTCATCGGCTTCGACATCGTGGCCACCGCCGCCGAGGAGACCCGCCACCCGCAGCGGGACATGCCGCGCGGCATCTTCGGCTCGCTGGTGGTGTGCACCGTGCTCTACGTCGCGGTGTCGCTGGTGGTCACCGGCATGCAGAAGTACTCGGAGCTGGACACCAGCGCCCCGCTGGCCAGCGCGTTCAAGGCGGTCGGCGCGCCCTTCTGGTCCGGCCTGATCAGCTTCGGCGCCGCGGTCGGCCTGACCTCGGTGGTGATGATCCTGCTGCTGGGCCAGACCCGGGTGTTCTTCGCGATGAGCCGGGACGGCCTGCTGCCGCGCGCCTTCTCCCGGGTCCACCCGCGCTTCGGCACCCCGTACCGCACCACGGTGCTGCTCGGCGTGATCGTCGCGCTGATCGCCGGGCTCTTCACCGTCGGGGAACTGGAGGAGATGGTGAACATCGGCACGCTCTTCGCGTTCATCGTCGTCGCCATCGGCGTGATCGTGCTGCGGCGCACCCGTCCTGAGCTGCCGCGCGCCTTCCGGGCCCCCTGGGTGCCGGTGCTGCCGGTGCTGTCGGTGTGCGCGTCGCTGTGGCTGATGATCAACCTCAGCGTGGAGACCTGGCTGAGGTTCGCCGGCTGGATGCTGGTCGGCTTCGCGATCTACTTCGGGTACGGCCGCAGCCACAGCAGGCTCGCCCGGCGCGACTGACCGCCCCGGGCCCCGCCCGGGCCCCGCCGTGCCGACCGACCCGAGTCCGCGCCGCCGACCGCCGGAGCCCCGGCCGCCGGGGCAACCGACCGCCGGGCCACCCGTTTTCCGGGGTGGGCCGGACCGGTGGTAGAAATGCGCGAGAGCAGTGCGGGACGATCGAGGTGGCGTAGTCATGACGGAGTCCAAGGGACCCGGCAAAAGCGGCGGTGCGGCGGCGCCGGCGAAGAAGAAGCGGAAGGGCCCGCTCGCCAAGGTGCGGCCCTATGCGGTCGGCATCATGGCGGTGGTCGTGGTCTTCGGCGGCTCCGCGCTGATCGGCGCGCACGTGCGCGCCTCCAAGGACGACAAGGTGTCGGCCCCGACCGGCGCGGTCGGGCCCGCGGTGGTGCCGACCGGCCCGGTGAGCCTGAGCAGCACCGCGAGCCCGAGCCCCAGCGCCAGCAGCGGCCCCAACCTCCAGGTGGCGGTGCGCCCGGCCATCCCGGTCACCGTCACCATCTACGAGGACCTGCGCAGCCCCGACTCCAAGGCGTTCGCCGAGGAGTACGAAGCGGTCCTGCGCCAG comes from Streptomyces sp. NBC_00448 and encodes:
- a CDS encoding amino acid permease; translation: MDSGTREATTRRQGVFRAKTIEESIADTEDPEHGLRKELSALDLIVYGVGVIVGTGIFVVTGSVAKQYAGPAIALAFIASAVVCGLAALCYAEFASTVPVAGSAYTFSYASIGELPAWIIGWDLVLELALGAGVVAGGWSGYVRNLLSNVGITVPQQLSHSSGHYGFDILAAGLVLVLTAIVMAGMKLSARITGLVVAVKVTVVLLVIFAGLFFITGSNYSPFLPPSKANTSGGSDLHAPLVQVMFGFTPSSFGVMGIFSGAAVVFFAFIGFDIVATAAEETRHPQRDMPRGIFGSLVVCTVLYVAVSLVVTGMQKYSELDTSAPLASAFKAVGAPFWSGLISFGAAVGLTSVVMILLLGQTRVFFAMSRDGLLPRAFSRVHPRFGTPYRTTVLLGVIVALIAGLFTVGELEEMVNIGTLFAFIVVAIGVIVLRRTRPELPRAFRAPWVPVLPVLSVCASLWLMINLSVETWLRFAGWMLVGFAIYFGYGRSHSRLARRD